The sequence TCAGCAATATCTTTTAATAATACTGTTGTTGGTTTTTGAATATTCAATACTGGTGGAGTTGAATATATAACCAAATTTTCTATATCTTCTATTGATTCAAAACTTTGGTCTATATCAAATCTAATATTTCTATCTCCATGCAATACTGAATTAGCATAAGCAGGTATATTTTGACTTGTAAATGCTAATGCTATCATTTTTTCATTTATTCCAAGATTGGCTAATTTATTTTTATCCACTAATACTTCTATAACAGCATCTCTATTTCCAAATAAAGTTGTTTTAGCTACTCCTGATGTTTTTTCTAATTCTTTTCTGATATCTTTTACATAATCATAAAGTTCATCTCTGGAAAATCCTTCACTTGTTATTGCAAAAAACATTCCATAAACATCTCCATAGTCATCAAGAATCACTGATGGTAACGCTCCTAGTGGTAAAACCGCCCTTACATCAGTAATTTTTTTTCTAACTATATCCCACTGTTGATCTACTTCTTCGCTTGGAGTGCTTTCATCTATTTTTATATGTACTTCTGAATAACCGGCTTTTGAAATACTATCAACATCTGCATTAGGGATTTTTCTAAGTGCAATTTCTATTTTATCTGTAACTTCCTGTTCAACACTTTCAGGAGAAGCACCTGGATATAAGGTAATAACTATTGCCTCCTTAACTTTAAATTCAGGATCTTCAAGTTTTCCAAGTTTAAAGTATGAAAATATTCCAGCAACACTTAAAATCAATGTTGCAAAGACAATAACTATCCTATTTTTTATGGAGTATTCTATAATTTTCATTTAGTTCCTCCTAAAAGTTTTACTTTTTCTCCATCTACCAATTTATGTACTCCTGCAACTATAACTTTATCACCACTTTTTAATCCTTTAATTATACTTATTTTATCAGTTTCTCTTAATTCTCCAATTTCTACTGCTGTTTTTACAGCTACTCCATTTTTAAATAGATAAACATTTGAACCATTGTCTTCAAAAAGTGCATCTAATGGAATTAAAATTTCTTGATTTCCATTATTTTTAACAGATATAGTTACAGTACCTGTCTGACCAGATAAAAATTTTTCATCTTTACCAAGATTTGAAAAAGTAAATATAACTGGATAAGTTAAATTGATAGAATCAGGATTTTGAGCAATATTTTTAATTTCAAGAGGATATACTTTTTCTGATGAATTATCCTTAAAGACTATATTCTTTGCGTTTCTTATATTTTCAACATCTTTTAATGAAGCGTTTATAGAAATATCTGTTATTTCATTTGATATAAAAGAAATGACAGGACCTCCTTCTGGAACAACAGTCCCTACTTCAACTATTTTTTTATCAATATATCCATCATAAGGAGCTATTATTTTTGTATCATTCAAAGTATTTCTTGCATTTTCAAGCCCAGCACTAGCTTCTTTAAATGTTGAAATAGCAACATTTTTTTGCATAAGAGCATTATCATAATCTTTTTTTGCAAGAGCTCCACCTTTATATAATTTTTCAGCTCTAGAAAATTGCACTTCTGCATTTTGAGCAACAGCCTTAGCTGCTTCATATTTTTTAGAAAATGCTTCTAAATTCACCATATAATCTTTATTATCCATTGTGGCAATAACTTGACCTTTTTTTACAAAATCTCCACTTTCAAAATTTATACTCTTAATTTTACCAGCATATTTAAAAGCTAATACAGTTTTTTGTGTAGGAGAAATTTGTGCAGGAAAATCAATGTTAAAATTTTCATCCTGTATTGAATTTATTTCTTGAATTTTTACAGGTCTTATAATTTCTTCTTCTGCATCTTTTTTACAAGCTGTAAAAATAAAAATTATTAAAAAAAGTAATATATATTTTATTTTCATAATAAACTCCTATTTTTCAATTAACATTTTTAATGCTTCAATTGAAACACTATATTTATAGTCTGCCTTTTCTTTAAGACTGGTTGCTTTTTCCAGTTCAGTCATCTCATTTAATAAATCAGTATCAGTTATATTTCCAACTTCATTTTCTAATTTTTTTTGTTTAAATTTTTGTTCAGCTATATTATAATTCATATCTGCCAATTCTTTATCTTCTATACTTTTTTGAACATTATTATATGAATTTACTGCTGATATAATAGTATTCATTATAACATCTTCTCTTTGTATATAAGCTGCCTCTGATTGCAACTTAGCTTTTTTATATTCATTAACATTTTTAAAACCATTAAATAATGATAAGAAACCTGTGACAGCTCCAAAAAGAATGTTTTGTGGGTTAAGAAAACTTAGACCAGTTCCAATTACTCCTCCACCTAAACTAATTTGTGGTAAAAAACTGCTCATTGCAATTTTTATTTTATCTTTACTAATTGCCACTACATTATGACTTATTTTTATAAGTTCACTATTGATAAGTGCATCATATACAACATCTTCAAGTGGGGGAAGTTTATAAACTGTATCTTCTGGGATAACAAATCTAAAGTCTGTGTTTAAGTCTAAACCTAGATCATTCATTAGATTCATTTTAGCAATTTGCAAATCTCTTTTGTTGTTTTTAATAGCATTTTCTTTTTGTTTAATTAAAAGTTCTGTCTGTTCTTCCTGCCATTTTAAAATACTTTCAGCTTCTAGTGCTAAATTTGCATTTTTATTTAAATTTTTTGCATATTCATATTCACTTTCCAAAACTCTTTTTTCACTTTCTAAGGCTAAAATATAGTAATATTCACTTATAACTTTTAACTTTATCATCTTTTTAGTTAAATCTTCTGTATATAAACTAATATTTTCTCCTTTTTCTCTTGCTGAATACAAAAACCAAGTGGCTGGAACAAAAATTGGAAGTTGTGCAGTTAAAGCATAATTTTTAAAATCTTTGTCTACCATTCTACTTGTCAATGTAGCTGGAAGTGATGGTAGAGTTATTCCTCCTAAAATTCCTAATGTTACATCAGGTGCTGGAATAGTTGTACTTACATATCTATCTAGCTCAGATATTGAGTACATAGCAGAAATTCTTGGTAAAAAATTACCAAAAGAAATATTTTTGTCAATTTTAGCTATTTTAGCTTCTATTTCTTTTAATTTTATTTGAGAATTATTTTTTAAGGCCAAATCTATGCATTCATCTAAACTTAGCATTCCTTCTTTTTCTCTTTTTAAATTTTCTGTGCTTATTTCTTTTTCTTTTAAACCTTCCATCATAATTTTATTTTCATTTTCAATATTCACTTTAGAACAAGATAAAAATAAAATAAATGAAAGAAAAATCAAATTATTCTGTAGTTTCATTTTATTCCTCCAAAAATATTGACCAAGTGGTCATTCATTTTACTCTTATATTATAATACATAATGAGAAATAAAAAAATAGGAAGATTATATTTTTTTATAATTTTCCTATTTTTAGTAATTATTTTTTACTTACTTAACTTTCTTTCCATTTTTATATAAAGTTTCTTTAACAACTTTTCCTGCTTGACTATATTCTTTTACCACACCATCAATATCTCCATTTACAAAGTTAGTGGTTGATCTTATTTTCCCATTTTCATAGTAATCTTTTACTTCACCATTAATTAAGCCATCTTTCAGAGGTATTTCTCTTGCTAATTTTCCACTGGTATAATATTCTTTTTCTAACACTATCTTTTTGTTTTTGATAAATGTTTCTTTTAATAATCTATCATTTTTATATTCTTTAGCTACAGAATTTAAACGACTACTATCAGTATATTCTAGCACTTCTTTTGATACTTCATTTTTCCTATATAGGATAATTGTATCAGTTAAGCCTTTAATTTCTTGAAAAAGTTCTAATTTATCATTTATATAAGTTTTTATGGTTTCACTATCTAAATAAGTTCTATATTTCTTAAAAAAATGATCATCATTATTATCTTTCAAATAAATCAATTCATTTTTTTCATTATCTGTTAATTCTCTTTTAAGAACAACAGATGTAGTATACTTAATTTTGCTTCTATTTACCATATTTTCTTCTGTAAATAATATTAATTTTTCCTTATATTTACTTATACTCACATAAGTATAAGGAGCTTCATAGATATTTTTAATAGTTTTTTTAATTTCTTCTTTGTTTTCAGCAACTCTTATGGAATTATCTACAATATCTAAAAATTCTTTTGGAAGATTTTCTGTAAGTAGAATCTCTCCCTTTTCAGAAAAGAATTCTACTGTTTTCTTATCCATATTTAATTTATGTGAATATTTAACTTCATTTTTTTTAACTAAATTTTCATCAATATAGTTTAAAAATTTTTTATATTTTGGGTTATCTTTTTCTTTTATTTTAGTCAGTCCCATCATAACTCTTATATTAAAATCTATATCTGCTGAATAAGAAAAAATAGAAATAAATAAAAATGTTAAGATTATTAGAAATTTTTTCATCTTTCCCCCTATAAATAGAATTTATCTAATTTTTTTAATTTCCTTATCATCTTTGTATAATACTTCTTTAATTACTTTACCTGTTTCACTGTATTTTCTAGCAACACCCTCTCTTTTTCCATTTTTAACAGAAACAGATTCTTTAATTTTTCCATTCTCATAATAAATTTTAACTTCTCCATTAATTGCTCCATTTTTCATAGGAATTTCAAAAGCTAAATTACCATTATCATGGTAGCTTTTTTGCAGATTTGGCATAGAGTTTTCAAAAACAATTTCTTCCACTAATTTATCATTTTTATAGCTTTTCATAGTTCCATTTGAATGACTGTTATCAGTATATTTTACTTCTTTTTTTATACTATCATTATTCTTAGCATATATAATGGCAGTTTCTGTTAAGTTTTTAAATTCTTGAACCATAGTCAAATTATTATCTGTGTAAGCCTTTGAAATTTCGCTGTCAACATAACTCTTATATTTTGTTATTAATTTATCATTTTTTAAACTTAATAGTTCTTTCTTTTCAGCTTCTGTTAATTCTCTTTTTAGTGTAACTTCTGTTGTAGTTTTTATTTTATGTTCATCAGGTTCCATACTTCTTTCTATGAAAATTTTAGGTTTTCCATTATTTTTGCTAATAATCATATAGGCAGGTTTTTCATAAGAACCTTTTATAAATTTTTTAACTTTTGCTTTATCATCTGCAGTAGCTAGAGAGTAATTTACAAAATTCATAAATTCTTTTGGTAATTTTTCTTCATATAATAATTCACCATTTTCTGAAAAAACTTCTGAAGAGGCTCTTTTTAAACTTATATTAGCAGAGTACTTAACTTCCCCTTTTTTAGCTAAATTTTCGTCAATATAATCTAATAATTTCTTATATTTAGGATTATTTTCAGCCTTAATCATTCCCAATAACAATTTTACATTAAAATCTAGTTCAACTTTTTGTTCACCTAAAGGTATTCTTACCCCCACATTAACATTATATGCAAAACTAAATAAACTACTAAAAATAAATGTAAAAATTATAAATATTCTTTTCATCATTCCTCCTATTCTTGCATACCTACACTATAGCAAATTCCAAGACAACCCTTTTTAATATTTATATTGATTTCAGATTTACCTTGTAACTTTTCAAAAAGTTCTTTTTCTAATAAAAATTTTTTTTCTTCTCCATTTACATCTAGGGTAATATGATAGAATATTATACCCATTTTTTTACCTAAACTTTTCATATAGTTTTGTTGAGTATTCTCCATTTTAACAATTCTATAAGTTCCTTTGTTAGAAGTTGAAAAAAATCTATTTATACAAAATTTTATTCTGATATAAATATATTTAGCAAAAAAATCTCCTACCCAAGTTCCAATACAAATAGAAATTAAAGATATAGTCAATAGAGTTTTAGTATTTTTCATATCAAGATGAGAACTTTCATTAAAATAAATTCTTAAAAATAGTAAAGTTGAGAATAATAACCAAAATATAACTCTTGTTGATAAGAAAATTCTATTCTCAAACATTTGAACACCCTTTGTTGAAAAATACATCATTATAGTTAGCACTATAAGTGGGCTATAATAATAATTTTTATAAGTTAAAAAACTAAAAATTACTAAAAATAAAATTGAAATTCCTCTTACTGTTTTTTCTGAAAAGCTAGTCATTTTTTATTTTCCCCTCCTGTTTTTCTTTTTCAGCTTTTTCTCTATCCCTTTGCTCTTTTTCCACTTTTGAAAATACACAGCCACAATATTCCTGTCTATACATATTTAATTCTTTTGAAATTTGTACTGACCTTAAATATCTATTTTTCTTTTTAAAATCTGCAAATAAAAATGGAATATCATATTCTTTAGAATATTTTTCTCCTATCTCATTTATATAGTTTACATTTTTCATTGGGCTTATACTCAAAACAGTGCTAAAAAAATCATAACCTTCTTCCTTTGCTTTTTTAGCTGTTTCTCTTATTCTTATATCATAACAAGAGTAACATCTCTTTCCTCCTTCTTTCTCATTTTCAAGCCCTTTTATTTTTTCAAAAAAATCTTCCTTTGGATTATAAATTCCTTCAATAACATTCATATCATAATTTAATTTTTTTAACATATCTTTTTGTTCTTGTTTTCTAGCATAATATTCATAATCAAAGGTTATATTAGGATTATAGTAGTAAATGTCTATTTTAAAATAATCTTTTAAATATTCTAAAACAGATGAACTACAAGGACCACAACAAGAGTGAATAAGCAATCTTTTTTTCTTTTCACTCTGAGTAACTTCCTTTAAAATTTCTTCCATTTTTAAATCATAATTTATTTTCATTTTTTCCTCTACAATTCTATTATTTTTTCAGCCATTTCTCTAAATGTATCATCGTGAGTAACTATTATACTTTGCTCTAAATTATTTAAAATTTCGCCCATATACTCTGCAAGTAGTTTTTTTCTTTCAGTATCAAGATTATTTGTAGGTTCATCTAAAATCATAAATTTAGAATTAGTGAAATATTCCGTCATAGTTCCTCTTATTGCTATTGCAACAGAAACTTGCTCTCCTCCTGATAGTTGCTCAAAGGCAATTTTTCTTTCTTGTCCTACTAAATATACAGCATACTTATCTTTTTCTTCATTACTCCATTCAATTCTCTCTGTTCTGCCTGTAATCTTATTAAAATTAACACTTGCAATATTACTAATTCCACTAAGCATATACTTAGAAATAGCTCTACCCATTTGCCCTACTTCATTTCTTATTAAACTTGCCTTATTAAATTTATTTTCTAATTTCTTAAATTCAACAAGCAATTTTTTTTGTTTTTCTTCTTGTGAAGATATTTTTTCTAATATTTTTTTATAGTTTTCAATTTTTTCTTGTGATGAACCTAATTTTTTATTGATTTCATTTAATTCCTCTTTAATAGTATCATATTTTTCTTTAAGTTCAGCTATTTTTATATTTTTTATTTTTTCTTCTAAATTAAATACTTTTTCCTTTAATAAGTTCTTATCACTTCTTAAAGAATATAGCTCTTTAATATTTTTATCTACTTTTATAAGTAAATTTTCTAAATCTTCTGCCAAAACATTATTTTTTAGATATTCATTATAAGGATTTTTTAAATCATCAAGTTTATTTTCAAAAGTTTTTATTTCTGAT is a genomic window of Fusobacterium nucleatum containing:
- a CDS encoding TolC family protein — protein: MKLQNNLIFLSFILFLSCSKVNIENENKIMMEGLKEKEISTENLKREKEGMLSLDECIDLALKNNSQIKLKEIEAKIAKIDKNISFGNFLPRISAMYSISELDRYVSTTIPAPDVTLGILGGITLPSLPATLTSRMVDKDFKNYALTAQLPIFVPATWFLYSAREKGENISLYTEDLTKKMIKLKVISEYYYILALESEKRVLESEYEYAKNLNKNANLALEAESILKWQEEQTELLIKQKENAIKNNKRDLQIAKMNLMNDLGLDLNTDFRFVIPEDTVYKLPPLEDVVYDALINSELIKISHNVVAISKDKIKIAMSSFLPQISLGGGVIGTGLSFLNPQNILFGAVTGFLSLFNGFKNVNEYKKAKLQSEAAYIQREDVIMNTIISAVNSYNNVQKSIEDKELADMNYNIAEQKFKQKKLENEVGNITDTDLLNEMTELEKATSLKEKADYKYSVSIEALKMLIEK
- a CDS encoding efflux RND transporter periplasmic adaptor subunit, which codes for MKIKYILLFLIIFIFTACKKDAEEEIIRPVKIQEINSIQDENFNIDFPAQISPTQKTVLAFKYAGKIKSINFESGDFVKKGQVIATMDNKDYMVNLEAFSKKYEAAKAVAQNAEVQFSRAEKLYKGGALAKKDYDNALMQKNVAISTFKEASAGLENARNTLNDTKIIAPYDGYIDKKIVEVGTVVPEGGPVISFISNEITDISINASLKDVENIRNAKNIVFKDNSSEKVYPLEIKNIAQNPDSINLTYPVIFTFSNLGKDEKFLSGQTGTVTISVKNNGNQEILIPLDALFEDNGSNVYLFKNGVAVKTAVEIGELRETDKISIIKGLKSGDKVIVAGVHKLVDGEKVKLLGGTK
- a CDS encoding toxin-antitoxin system YwqK family antitoxin; the encoded protein is MKRIFIIFTFIFSSLFSFAYNVNVGVRIPLGEQKVELDFNVKLLLGMIKAENNPKYKKLLDYIDENLAKKGEVKYSANISLKRASSEVFSENGELLYEEKLPKEFMNFVNYSLATADDKAKVKKFIKGSYEKPAYMIISKNNGKPKIFIERSMEPDEHKIKTTTEVTLKRELTEAEKKELLSLKNDKLITKYKSYVDSEISKAYTDNNLTMVQEFKNLTETAIIYAKNNDSIKKEVKYTDNSHSNGTMKSYKNDKLVEEIVFENSMPNLQKSYHDNGNLAFEIPMKNGAINGEVKIYYENGKIKESVSVKNGKREGVARKYSETGKVIKEVLYKDDKEIKKIR
- a CDS encoding epoxyqueuosine reductase QueH, giving the protein MKINYDLKMEEILKEVTQSEKKKRLLIHSCCGPCSSSVLEYLKDYFKIDIYYYNPNITFDYEYYARKQEQKDMLKKLNYDMNVIEGIYNPKEDFFEKIKGLENEKEGGKRCYSCYDIRIRETAKKAKEEGYDFFSTVLSISPMKNVNYINEIGEKYSKEYDIPFLFADFKKKNRYLRSVQISKELNMYRQEYCGCVFSKVEKEQRDREKAEKEKQEGKIKND
- a CDS encoding toxin-antitoxin system YwqK family antitoxin, coding for MKKFLIILTFLFISIFSYSADIDFNIRVMMGLTKIKEKDNPKYKKFLNYIDENLVKKNEVKYSHKLNMDKKTVEFFSEKGEILLTENLPKEFLDIVDNSIRVAENKEEIKKTIKNIYEAPYTYVSISKYKEKLILFTEENMVNRSKIKYTTSVVLKRELTDNEKNELIYLKDNNDDHFFKKYRTYLDSETIKTYINDKLELFQEIKGLTDTIILYRKNEVSKEVLEYTDSSRLNSVAKEYKNDRLLKETFIKNKKIVLEKEYYTSGKLAREIPLKDGLINGEVKDYYENGKIRSTTNFVNGDIDGVVKEYSQAGKVVKETLYKNGKKVK